DNA sequence from the Chitinivibrionales bacterium genome:
TACCGCTATGCAATCAAGGGAACGGGGGCAAATGTTGTGATCGCGCAAAACCGATTCCGCAAGAATGTCCACTTTGTTCAGGTGTGCTCGTGAGGCAAGCTCGGGCACGACTCCGCCGTATAATGAGTGTAAAGCTTGGGTAAATATTTCATTTGCCACAATGTCACCATTGGAAAGAAGGGCAACTGAAGTTTCGTCGCAGGAAGTTTCAATGCCTAGTGTGATCATAAGAAAAAAAGAATACCTTTATAGAAATAATTTTATAAAATAGATCAGATCTGTTCGTATTTCAATTTTTTAATCAAATTATTGTCCCGCCGTTTTTACCGATATAGGGCAAAATTACACTTATCAGGATGATAATCAATAGTCTTTTTTAGGAATAAAAAGCCCTATCTTGTTGATTTTCTAGTTATAATATTTTTCCAATTTTTTGGCATAATGATGGCTTATAAATGTGTCGAGTCTATGGGTATCTCATTTAAAATACTGGTAGTTGAAGATAATCCGCCAACTCAGGAGGCCTTGAAAAGATCACTTTCACGGTTGGGATGCCAGGTCCATGTTGTTGACACTGCCGAAAGCGGCATTCAGGAGTTGGCCAAAAATCATTTTGACGCGGTTTTTGCCGCGTTATGCGTAAGGGAAAAAGGTGCGCGCAGCGTGGCACGATGGATAAAAAGTAAGTCACCTCAGACCAAGGTTTTTGTCGTTACCAGTTGGAAAGGTGACCTTGAGCCAAATCTTCTGCAATTAGACGGTATTCACGATGTTATACGCAAGCCTCTGATATTTACTGAAATAAGGGATAAATTGCTTGAATATCTCGGATAATTTTTCAAGGACGTTTTTATGAAAAAAAGGTGCATCGAATGTGGCAAAAAGCTTGAGGGTGAAGAGCGTGAATCCGGTTTTTGCGCAGATTGCAACGCCAAGATCGAAAATGACATGCGTATACTCAGGGAAAGTGAAGATGACAGCTTTGCCTTTTTCTCGGAATTAACCATTTAAGATGAGTTATTTTTCTTCGAGTGTCCAATAATCTCTCCTGGTTTCTCGTAATCATTTTTGTTTTATTTCCTTTATTTTTTTAAAATTTTTTTGCTTTTTATAAAATTTATATTATATTTGTAAATGTAACAGTGGGTGGCTTTATAAAGGGCCAATTAATGATTAAAAGAACTTTTGTTTCAATTATTACAATTTTGGCCTTTGTTGCATTTGCCTTTGCCCAGCCTTCCACCACGAGTCCTGATTCATTAAAGGCTTCCCAAAATTCTGAAACTCAAAAATTGGCCAAAAAAACTATAGTCAATAATCCTTTAAAGACCTCGACCAACTGGTCAAAAATTAAAGATCTTTTCAGGTAAATAAACTTACAAAGAATAAAAAAGGGAATGCAGGCGCATTCCCTTTTTTATTCTCTTTTTTATCGCGGTTATGGATTCCATTCTTCGCTAGTTTCATGCCCGTAAAGTCGAGATGTGATTGTTCCGACACTTATGGAAAAGCTGAGTTCCTGGACAGGCGCCCGAGCATTGAACCGGGCCTTGGGTGAAGCGGTCATTTCCAGAGAGAGATAGAATAGGTTTTTGGAGTTTGGAAGCGGCGGAGGGAAATAATCAACAGCGAGCCATCCGCGCACGTTATTGACATTGGAATAGTAGCCGGTCTTTCCGGAAAAATCAATGGTTTTTCCCTCGATAAGGTAGGCCTGGGAACCAACCGTGATATAACCGAAGGACGGCACATGAAATTGCAGCCCAAGACCGCCACAGGCATCGGTGCCGTTATAGGAAGTGCCGGCATCATTCATGGAAGAAAAGAAGCTCCCTTGCGCAATTCCGATGGCGGCAAGGAGGTTATTGAAGAAAAAAGGTGTCCCGAGCTTCAGATGACCGCCTCCGGAAAAAGAATATTTGCCGTGAAATATGCCGAAAGTGTCGGTGGCGGTCGTGTCGCCGGCCACTTCCATCTGGCTCGCGCCAGCATCGATGCCGAAATTAACATAAGGGAAAGGGGAGTAGCTGAGGCGCCCCTGGATGCGGTTCAGCAGGGCGGGCACCGCGCGGTTTGTAATGGTGTATCCGCCGAGGTCGTAGGAGGCGCCTATGGAAAGTCGAGCCGGCGGCATCAGGACGGCCGGATCTGCAAGGTTCGCTGCGAAAGTAGTTGTATAAAGGGAGGTAATGCCCGCCGCCGTGATAATTGTCGCCGCCAATCGCATCACTTTTTGTTTGCATGTCTTCATTTTATTTTGTGCTTTCAATGATGGGGAGAATTTGTGTTACAGGGTGGT
Encoded proteins:
- a CDS encoding response regulator yields the protein MGISFKILVVEDNPPTQEALKRSLSRLGCQVHVVDTAESGIQELAKNHFDAVFAALCVREKGARSVARWIKSKSPQTKVFVVTSWKGDLEPNLLQLDGIHDVIRKPLIFTEIRDKLLEYLG